The segment atgttttatGGGCAGTGCCAAAAATAGTTAATTCTATTCAAGAGTCACATGAGAAGgtgcgaaaaaatattacttggaACATGTATGGTTTCCAAAATGTAGATGAAGTTTCATGTTATGCAAATGCAGTATTACAAtgtttgttacatttaaattctattagaAAACAAATAGCCGATTATGATAAACTAAAcgatttaaatgtattaatgtgtcattatgaaaataaagtgCACAACTTGAATACATACGTTATACGGCAATCTTTAGGAGAGTATTTTTCCAAAAGTGTTAAACGAGATGCATGTGAATTCTTTACAGCTCTATGTACAAAATACGAtagtataaaaagtttaatagaGCATCAAGTTACTACCATTAAACAATGCAAAAGttgtaattatacaaaaactattgttaataataatatttttatttcaattccaataaataaatgcaagaaacAAACTTATGATCTTAATGAGTTATTAAACTTAACATTTTCCCATTGGTGTCAATTGAACAACGAATCATGCAAAAATTGTaccaaaaatgaaatattagttAAAAGTGAATTTACATTAAGCAGAGATATCATTGTTATTCATTTAATACCCATTCAAGACGGTAAATCAGTAAAAACAGATAAGTTTACTTTGCGTGCTGTTCCAACAACTAAAGTAATAATTGTTGGGCAATTGTACAAAGTAATGAGTGCTATACTTTATCATGGACCATCTATCGAAAAAGGTCATTACACAAGTATatgtagagaagaaatgtctaacatttggattgaagctgacgatgcgttaattaaaaaaagacaatggcctagaggtgctaaagatgtttttgttattttcttacagaaaattgatCAGTAAAAGTAAtctgcttttatatatatatataaaaaatgcaataatttagaaatgcaaatattatgatcataaataattttctttataaaacatgttgtgaagtataaaaaaattattagatttgttAAGTTAAAAAGAGGACCGtcgtattgaaaaaatatgacggGGGTGGTGGTGGGACCTCATTggtaaagtttattattaccattatttttactaaaaaaaagaaatgatatctcacaaaaataaaccttttttttttaaaaaaaggtaaaaaaagggcgccaagtacacgccttgttgtattaaaaaagtttttatcataaaaaatctttcaaaaaaattgtcttctcaaaaaaagtttttctcataaaaaacctttcaaaaaatctttttctcataaaaaaagcctttcaaaaaaatttttcttattaaaaaaaacctttccaaaaaattgttttcagaaaaagttttcctcataaaaaaacctttcaaaaacagttttcctcattaaaaaaaccttttaaaaaaattgtcttttcaaaaaaagtttttctcataaaaaaacctttcaaaaaatagtctttttaaaaaaagttctcataaaaaaaccttttcaaaaaaatatttcctcataaaaaacttttccaaaaaattgtacttttaaaaaaagttctatatactaaacaaattaaaatttgctatatattctgtctataaaagaggtgatatcagaaaatgacgccaagtttaaataaaacctttcaaaaaaagttgtatttatatatatttaaccaagcatcgataagactgtattttaaaatgatatttgtgcttatatcttattacatagttgatttttattaagtatactttctaaaataattgcatttgtatctagttattttttttatatctgtacctagttaaataaaaaaatttttcaaacttaatcaaaataaaaaaatattacaaaatttcgcaaaaaacttggcgctgctataaaatagccttaaaatTTCGGCTAACTAGAAACGGAGCGGCGAGCGGCGACGTTATAAATCATTTCGGCTCATAGAGCAACGGAGCGGCGAGCGGCGACGTCGTAAGAACAAGAGTTTAATTGGCTATCGCGTCGCCGTTTGCCGCTCTGGTCACTTTGAGTCATTATAATACTTATGCCTGATTCGACCAACGTAGAtcaactttaatctcggttcaacttactcttcacctttttttaattcttagaactagaaaaagatgaagagtaagttgaaccgagattaaagttaatctacgttggtggaatTGGGCattaatcatgtaaatttaataataatattttaaggctattttatagcagcgccaagttttttgcgaaattttgtaatatttttttattttgattaagtttgaaaaatttttttatttaactaggtacagatataaaaaaaataactagatacaaatgcaattattttagaaagtatacttaataaaaatcaactatgtaataagatataagcacaaatatcattttaaaatacagtcttatcgatgcttggttaaatatatataaatacaactttttttgaaaggttttatttaaacttggcgtcattttctgatatcacctcttttatagacagaatatatagcaaattttaatttgtttagtatatagaactttttttaaaagtacaattttttggaaaagttttttatgaggaaatatttttttgaaaaggtttttttatgagaactttttttaaaaagactattttttgaaaggtttttttatgagaaaaattttttttgaaaagacaatttttttaaaaggtttttttaatgaggaaaactgtttttgaaaggtttttttatgaggaaaactttttctgaaaacaattttttggaaaggttttttttaataagaaaaatttttttgaaagtatGTAAGACCACAATTGTTCCACTGACCCGAAGTATTCTGGGCAAAAGCTTGCTGACCAACATACGTAGAATGCTCCAGCGATGTGAGAGAATGTAATGATTCCACTGGTCGATCTTTTGTTATCAGAGACACTTGATTGGATGTGTTTACATTTTCAGTCGAGTTGTTTTCTATTGTATCTGTATAATGTGTAATGGCATTTCTGATGGCGGTTATATCATCGTTAATGTTCTCGTTGGACTGCACATCGTTAGTACccttttgcttttttttaggTACATTCTCTTTATCCGAAGATGAGGTCGTAAGGAATCTTTTAGGCGTTTTTATTCCGCGTGAAGGATGTCCCAAGCTAGAAGTCCAAAcaaatgatttaattatttcgtataGCTAAACAATTAAAAGTACTTTTTCATGCTGATGCGCAACGCTTAATTTCAGCGTCAGAAGACATCatgtgattaaaaataacgaattattGCAGTGGTTTTCAATTGAAAATAAGTAAGTCTATAATTAGTTCTGTACGttaatatactataaatataataaatgctaTAGATATATCTATcatgataaataaaacttaaaacgaaggaagagagagagagagagagagagagagagagagagagagaagtataGATTTTAGATAAACTTACCGATTAGATTGAGATCGCAATGCTCGATATTTAGCAATACTCTTAGCATTTACATCTCGTCGCTTTTGATTCTTTTGACTTATCTTAATTGCAATACCTTTCTTCCCGCAAGAAGCCATGCTTATCACTGATCATGCAACTCACAATagtatataattagattatatataattttatacattttggcgtaaaaaaataatacaaataacaaaaagagtAGAGCAGTAAAATGTTCAGCACAAAAACCAGATaccataatatttattttcattttaatgattaatacttttaatgaagcaaaaaataaatggacAGAACTAATTACATAcaatctcatttttattaaacaatctatgaaaaactgtttcgttaaataaattttatattaattcgtaaaaatacatgaaaaaagattgtaagttacatatttgcatacatgttaatttatttatatttaacaaacaaataattttaataataattgtatgttaattaataataataattatataatgcaaaaattattttaaaactcaacattttatcaaaaaataatctgCGACAAGAAAGAGCAATAAAAAGAGTTATCGCCTAtgcataattatgaaaatctattaaagctttcaaacattttttccatACATTCTAATGttacttttgtattttattttttaaaaaagtttcccTTCAGAGTCACAGCGATGTTTCTACATGTAAAAGAACCGAAACAATGTATTTTCCAATCATGGGTTTATCACCTTCAATAATACTACTACAATCTGAGTCCTCGTCATTGTTAATTTTCCAACATGGCATTATATAGCACTTACTCTTCACTTCATGCAAAGGTATAACATTGAAATCTTTAGATAATGCGGAACATGTAAAAATACCAATCAAAGAAGATGAAATTCcaacattataataatcatcggcaatctcaaatttatttaacactaaataatataaattatcaatttcgaGAATATTGCGTACTATGCACACAGATGAGTCGTGCAAAATGCAGCACCTATCGCCTaaagaatcaatatttataaacatgcTGTTACAATTAATCCGAATTTTCTTGTACTGAATTACACATGACAGCGCCTGAGGTACAGGACCTTTATCATGCCTTCCAAATACTTTTATCGCTACATAAGTTGGAGGTCTcaattcttctcttttttctctttcagcTAGCCTGAAGGCAAATTGTTGCAAAGGACGGTGAGGTTTTCTGTACAACTTCCTAAagaatgatatattattttcatatcgAAAAGCTGAGAAAGCGTCAAGAGGTCCAAGGCGTTCAACATCTTGTACTAAATGTAGCAACGCATGAACGTTGTAAGATAGAAAagtatattcataaaaatgggGACATTTTTCTACAAACTTTTCTAGCgctaattttgcaaaatataatacactcacccgaaaaaaaagcggtacactgaaaatgtgggaaaaattcatcaaatttcaactgacgataacttcgtaaataataaagatagaaagttctataaaatatggaaatgaagctaaaaatctctactttaagaatcaatttatttcaatgttgcaaaataaatttattgaaaatggcggatgacaaagcgcgagcatgcaaaattgaaaaataatggttcgagtttgcgacggtgcacggtataaacaaaaaattgtagcttattgggatcaaaagcgtacgaaagtacagagtctcctctttaaaatgcttttttatgcatctcgatacgatgatttttcgccgagagattcgcatttgaagaaaaaggcagattcttacttcaaatgcgaatctctcagcgaaaaatcatcgtatcgagatgcataaaaaagcattttaaagaggagactctgtactttcgtacgcttttgatcccaataagctacaattttttgtttataccgtgcaccgtcgcaaactcgaaccattatttttcaattttgcatgctcgcgctttgtcatccgccattttcaataaatttattttgcaacattgaaataaattgattcttaaagtagagatttttagcttcattttcatattttatagaactttctatctttattatttacgaagttatcgtcagttgaaatttgatgaatttttcccacattttcagtgtaccgcttttttttcgggtgagtgtagtATTGATGAAGTTTTTGAATGGCACAGTGCGCGTATCGCCGCATGAAAAAGCAAGAAATGCTTATAGCCTTGCATTTCCATAATGCCTTCAACAGCAACTGGACCAgtatataagataaattgtcGGCCTTCAGTTGCTTTGAAGTCTTTATGTTCAGCCAGTGGCCTCGGCTTTCTAGACATTTCTCGCGGGCAATAGTCTGCAATGCATTCCAATCTTTTCGAAATCAGTTCTTGGTTTTGACCTgacaatttcattttttttccgtaCTTTCCCGTGATCCATGCAATTAAGAGCTTTTTAGCTACACCAATGCAAACCAAGTGCATATATTCGACGGGCACTTGCGTTACCATTCCCATTGGCAAACGTGATAATGGAGTAGGTCCTTTATGATGATCTTCGTCAACAAGGCGAGAATATTCATCGTCGGTTCTAAGGCGAGCATCAGTGCTAATGAAAACTATTTGGCGATTGCATCTAATACCGACAATTTTACACTTGGAACATGGATTGCTCGAAGTATGCCCACAGTGATTAAGAATCCATGAACGTGCAGGAGCATCTGCGATAAAAGCTCTCAATCTAactcagatttttttttcacgaaattgAATACTTTTATCAATGACATCAAGCGCGTCTTCAATAAACTCATTAAGGAATTCATCAATGCTATGTGGTTTTTTTAATCCTTTATAGACCCCTATAACTTCCGGTGtagaatttgcaatattaacaaTGGAACACTGAATTGGCCAGATTTGCGCGTAACCCGATTTATTCAATCTGGCACCGTCAGTGCTCCAATCAACCTCGATCACATCCGGAATCAAATGCTCAGgtgttttttttagaattctCATTAAAGCTTTTTCAAAACCTATATGGAGATATTCTCCAGGATTAACTTTCCGCACGTTACAACTTACTCGCGGAGTACTTAATAACGTTCGCGTATCTTGTGGAAGATATGACAAATATGGAATCGattttaatgcttttaaaattagattaccTTGGATATGCGTCAGATTCCCTTCAACAAACGCCAATGCAAGAGTTTCTTTAAATGCATGCACAGAATTTACCTCTGCATCCCCACCAATCAACttccgaaataatatttttagcataTACTACACTATCTAAACTGACACTCTCAACATCCATTGCATTAACAAATGAACTAACTGAAATTTCAGTACACTGCTCATTAGTGAGAGACATGTCGTCATCAAAAGAATGATGACTGTATGATGATGGTAAAGTTAGATCGACACTGAGTTCATTTGCAGCACTTGTCATACTAGGACTTTCTGATACAACATGATTAAATTGATCGTTCTGTTGCAGTAAGCGTAATACATTCCTACGCTGGCGTGACGATAACATTAAACCCGGTTTACGACTTCGTACTTTTTTGAATGTTCGACTTTTAAAAGAATTCATTGTATcgactttatattattaaataattgataatatataataaaggatatcaataattgatgaaatataaTCAACAAAAATAGTGATCAGACAGGCAATAACtctaagatttaaaattattatgacgcaaacagatagaaaaaaaattttactataaagtgaaagttattataactgtattaaaaacttgttaatCTTCACTACAAACTCGCGTTTACtacattaatatgtatttaggCCAAAGAACACACAAAtctagtaatatataattaaaataaagtacaataaatatacaattactagctaacacacacacacacacacattaacaaataattaaaattatatactaacctattttcgttattttcgttaaattttgtGTATTGTTAACCAATTATCACTTCAATTTCATCCGGCCGGAATTAATCACCTCTACGGTATACTGCGAAATCATACATAAAATCAGTATTATATTACGGCAAGAATTATTCATtccataaaaaatactttatcttCGCCTCAGTTTAATAACTGTTctctaaaattagaataataaaattgcctaAATTACAGCACAAATGACACAATGCATTTTCTACATACCTTAATTTTCTGTATCAAAATGATCCTTTCACAAAATGAGAGCACTTAAGCACTGATGAGCACTTCCACGTATGTCTTGTATGTACACTAGTCTCCAATAATTCGTTCCTACACGCCCTCAGCGGGACAAGGAGAAGTAGGAGTATAGCCAATGGCGCAATGGCCGCGTTCAGCAGACTCAACAGTTGTAGATTTTCCGCTGAATCTCGACTGTTAATTTGTTGGTTCTGAAAGTAAGAACCAATCACGTTCGATTGCTACTAAGCGGTTTGTTCTGCTGAATGCGGCCATTGGAGGCTAGCGTATATGCATTGCTACGTTAAGATCAtgacatacaaaaattttagtcgTAACCGTAAAGCCATAAGCAAATCGATCTTATTGTAAAATGGTCCTTACGGGCGTGATAGACGCAAAGCGCCCAGTTTTGGCGGGCAATACACACAATATCATATTATTGCGATTGAATTCTGTCTTGTTGTTGGCAAATTGtcgtaaacatttattaattacacgtTGTTCTCACGTTGTTGACAACGAGAATTCATTCCAAAACTTCAACAATTCAGGATATGGAACACCCAAATAAAggaaaacattatatatttgatgttGCTGTCATGTTGCCATTAAAATGCTATTGGCGCAATGGCATATCATTAGTTATTATCAGGTTGCCGTCAGGTTGCTGGTAACCTATTATACAACTATTATTGACCActtgtttttacatttttttaaactgattACTTAGATTACTACTCATGTTGTTCAATTTGATAGCAGACTATTAATAATGACGGCAATCAAACATCAACTATTCAGCAACACAAGCAGTGCATTAGTTTGCTCGATATGATTAATCACGCTTGGTTATCTGGGTACAGTATATTATGTGTTatcctttaaattttataataattaatcataattaaaatttaaaaaaagaatacacaGTTAATACATTACCTGGTTTATTATCCAAATTTGAAGACATTGTTTGTACGGATTGGCATCTTTGTCGAATTGAAATGCTTGTATCTTGTGTttcattaaattcattaatggAATCTAAATCCGTAGTAGATGACTGTTCTGTATGTGAACACATATAGTGTGCTACAAACACATTAAGCAAatcttcattaaaaattttta is part of the Linepithema humile isolate Giens D197 chromosome 3, Lhum_UNIL_v1.0, whole genome shotgun sequence genome and harbors:
- the LOC136998661 gene encoding uncharacterized protein, whose amino-acid sequence is MRQKGDGSYRELLSRVRIGLLTKSDSDILQKRKISFEGDSFESRLNELCNFINNMTSDTVCLLPTCHMCDVLNAAMLSRIPSKEIVLVAEDTVKCSPYVKKKVLKVLENNDEDNSKTAGLSKRITIKIGAKVMIRRNIDATLGLVNGTIAQVISIVQDISTDRVESIKLLLPSGSEYLIQRVSVKFEVMDRVYVIREQFPLSLSYGITIHKSQGLSLQNAIMDIGNSVFSHGQIYVALSRLTSLDGLHLINFDPSSITASEEAIIEYNRLKRLNNTETKTISLVKERYRRIKDVLWAVPKIVNSIQESHEKVRKNITWNMYGFQNVDEVSCYANAVLQCLLHLNSIRKQIADYDKLNDLNVLMCHYENKVHNLNTYVIRQSLGEYFSKSVKRDACEFFTALCTKYDSIKSLIEHQVTTIKQCKSCNYTKTIVNNNIFISIPINKCKKQTYDLNELLNLTFSHWCQLNNESCKNCTKNEILVKSEFTLSRDIIVIHLIPIQDGKSVKTDKFTLRAVPTTKVIIVGQLYKVMSAILYHGPSIEKGHYTSICREEMSNIWIEADDALIKKRQWPRGAKDVFVIFLQKIDQ